One Mycolicibacterium goodii genomic region harbors:
- a CDS encoding alpha/beta fold hydrolase has product MSVILRDITTVLLPGTGSDDDYVYRAFSTALHEVGAHLVTPPPQPGRLIAGYLDALDNAARSGPVAVGGVSIGAVVALRWALDHPRAATAVLAALPPWMGSPHDAPAALLARQSAHSLRRNGLGATVAEMRRNSPAWLADELARSWSGQWPALPETMDEAAAYPAPECAELERLTVPMGVAVATDDPVHPAEVGYAWVAAAPRAALRTVTLEQMGADTGSLGAACVAALGDV; this is encoded by the coding sequence ATGAGCGTCATCCTGCGTGACATCACGACAGTTCTGCTGCCCGGTACGGGTTCCGACGACGACTACGTCTATCGCGCGTTCTCGACCGCTTTGCACGAGGTCGGCGCCCACCTGGTGACGCCTCCCCCACAACCCGGCCGGCTCATCGCGGGATACCTCGACGCGCTCGACAACGCCGCGCGGTCGGGCCCCGTCGCGGTGGGCGGTGTCTCGATCGGCGCCGTGGTGGCCCTGAGATGGGCTCTGGACCATCCGCGCGCGGCGACGGCGGTGCTGGCCGCGCTGCCGCCGTGGATGGGCTCACCCCACGATGCGCCCGCGGCATTGCTGGCCCGTCAGTCGGCCCATTCGTTGCGCCGCAACGGGTTGGGCGCGACCGTCGCCGAGATGCGCCGCAACAGTCCGGCGTGGCTGGCCGACGAGCTGGCCCGCTCCTGGTCGGGTCAGTGGCCGGCGCTGCCGGAGACCATGGACGAGGCGGCCGCCTATCCCGCACCGGAATGCGCGGAGCTGGAACGGCTCACCGTGCCGATGGGCGTGGCGGTCGCGACCGACGACCCGGTACATCCGGCAGAGGTGGGGTACGCATGGGTCGCCGCGGCTCCCCGGGCGGCGTTGCGCACCGTCACGCTGGAACAGATGGGCGCCGACACCGGCTCGCTCGGCGCGGCGTGTGTGGCCGCACTCGGCGACGTCTGA
- a CDS encoding OB-fold nucleic acid binding domain-containing protein: MATAERYLRRLTRRLTEDPEQLDVEELSEEAATTGAQKAIDCQRGQEVTMVGTLRSVECSTKACSGGVKAELFDGTDTVMLVWLGQRRIPGIEQGRTLRVHGRIGKLENGAKAMYNPLYEIQK; this comes from the coding sequence ATGGCTACGGCCGAACGGTATCTACGCCGGCTTACTCGACGCCTGACAGAAGACCCCGAACAGCTCGACGTAGAAGAGCTCAGTGAAGAAGCGGCCACCACCGGCGCACAGAAGGCGATCGACTGCCAGCGCGGCCAGGAAGTGACCATGGTCGGGACCCTGCGCAGCGTCGAGTGCAGCACGAAGGCGTGTTCTGGTGGTGTCAAAGCCGAGTTGTTCGACGGCACCGACACGGTGATGTTGGTGTGGCTCGGACAACGTCGTATCCCCGGCATCGAACAGGGCCGTACGCTGCGGGTGCACGGTCGTATCGGCAAGCTGGAGAACGGCGCGAAGGCGATGTACAACCCGCTCTACGAAATTCAGAAGTGA
- a CDS encoding DUF3710 domain-containing protein: MAFGKRNKSAAKSKRTGDEPVAAQAVPVETTAADEQPDEDLQGPFDIEDFDDPAVAAQGRLDLGSVLIPMPDGGQVQVELNEAGAPSAVWVVTPNGRFTIAAYAAPKSAGLWREVASELAESLRKDATSVSVQDGPWGREVVGTGNGGVVRFIGVDGYRWMVRCVVNGAPETVDALAEEARAALTDAVIRRGDTPMPVRTPLPIQLPEPMAAQLRAAAQAAAQQNQTAPQDAPQAQPQPPEPVARRSAQGSAMQQLRTITGG; encoded by the coding sequence ATGGCATTCGGAAAGCGCAACAAGAGCGCAGCGAAGAGTAAGCGGACCGGCGACGAGCCCGTGGCGGCGCAGGCGGTGCCGGTTGAGACGACCGCGGCCGACGAGCAGCCGGACGAAGACCTGCAGGGCCCGTTCGACATCGAGGACTTCGACGACCCCGCCGTCGCGGCGCAGGGCCGGTTGGACCTGGGTTCGGTGCTGATCCCGATGCCCGACGGCGGGCAGGTCCAGGTCGAGCTCAACGAGGCAGGCGCCCCCAGTGCGGTGTGGGTCGTCACGCCCAACGGGCGGTTCACCATCGCGGCCTACGCCGCGCCGAAGAGCGCGGGCCTGTGGCGCGAGGTGGCGTCCGAACTGGCCGAATCGCTGCGGAAGGACGCCACGTCGGTCAGTGTGCAGGACGGGCCGTGGGGTCGCGAGGTGGTCGGGACCGGAAACGGCGGCGTCGTACGGTTCATCGGCGTCGACGGCTATCGCTGGATGGTGCGCTGCGTGGTCAACGGCGCACCGGAGACCGTCGACGCTCTCGCCGAGGAGGCCAGGGCGGCGTTGACCGACGCCGTGATCCGCCGTGGCGACACGCCGATGCCGGTGCGCACCCCGTTGCCGATCCAGCTGCCCGAACCGATGGCCGCCCAGCTGCGTGCCGCCGCCCAGGCCGCCGCGCAGCAGAACCAGACCGCCCCGCAGGACGCCCCGCAGGCGCAACCCCAGCCGCCCGAGCCGGTGGCACGGCGCAGCGCTCAGGGTTCGGCGATGCAGCAACTGCGCACCATCACCGGCGGCTGA
- the dut gene encoding dUTP diphosphatase — MSTSLAVVRLDRELPMPTRAHDGDAGVDLYSAENVELAPGQRALVSTGIAVAIPHGMVGLVHPRSGLAARVGLSIVNSPGTIDAGYRGEIKVSLINLDPQTPIVIHRGDRIAQLLVQRVELPELVEVTSFDEAGLADTTRGDGGHGSSGGHASL; from the coding sequence ATTGGACCGCGAGCTTCCGATGCCCACGCGGGCGCACGACGGTGACGCCGGCGTCGACCTCTACAGCGCGGAGAACGTCGAACTCGCTCCCGGGCAGCGGGCCCTGGTGTCGACCGGTATCGCGGTCGCCATTCCGCACGGAATGGTGGGCCTCGTGCACCCGCGGTCGGGTCTGGCTGCGCGGGTGGGGCTTTCGATCGTCAACAGCCCGGGGACGATCGACGCCGGCTACCGCGGTGAGATCAAGGTGTCGCTGATCAACCTGGATCCCCAGACGCCGATCGTGATCCACCGCGGCGATCGGATCGCCCAGCTGCTTGTGCAGCGGGTGGAACTACCCGAGTTGGTCGAGGTGACCTCGTTCGACGAGGCCGGCCTGGCGGACACAACCCGTGGCGACGGTGGCCACGGTTCCTCTGGCGGACATGCGAGTTTGTGA